Below is a window of Humulus lupulus chromosome 2, drHumLupu1.1, whole genome shotgun sequence DNA.
CAGAGAGAGAatcagagagagaaaaagagagagtagagagagagagagagaggagaagaACCCTTCGGTTCCAGTTTTTCCCTAAAAGAAATTTTGAGAAGGGAGAGAGGGTTTGGAACATGGTTGAGAAATCTCTGAAATGCATGGGTTCGATTCAGAGTCCCATTCCCAACGCCGCTTCTTCCGATTCTCCTCAGGTTCCTCCTCACTCTTCGCCTCTCAAAATCTCCAAATGTGATGTTTTGACGAAGACGGTTTCGGcgactgctgctgctgctgcggaAGAGGAACCATCTTCCACCAGGAGACACAGTGCTCGGATTAAGCTCAGGCAGAAAGTTGAGAAAGAAGTTCTCGTTCGGCGAAGAGTCGAGTTGCTTGATGGTCGTCCAGAAGGAGATGGAGCTTCTAAGAAGAGAaggctttcttcttcttctactaaTGCCGTAGTTTCTACTCCCGAGCCTCTGGTTATTGAAGAAAATACGACTATTAACTTAAGTGAGAGTGGTCCGACCCCTCTTAATTTGGAGGGGAAGAGCGACCATGCGAAGGTCAAGGAAACTCTCAGGTTGTTCAACAAGCACTATCTGCATTTCGTTCAGGTTAGTTTGTGGGTTCGTCTCGGAACCCACCACCCCCGTCTTCTTGAGTTTTTGTAAATAGTTTTGTTTAGCTTGCTTAGGTTCTTACTACTTTTGGGTTTGCCTGTTTTGCAGGAGGAGGAGAAGAGGTGCGCAAGAGTGGTGGAAGATAAGAAAACATCTAAAGGTTCTAAATCCAAGGTATCTATTTTTGTAATGGATCTCTAAAGAAATGGTTTTTGCTTCATATGTATTATGTATTTGTGTTTAATTAATTAGCTCTGTGTCGCGTGCATTTTAGAATCTGTTCTTTTTTTGGGGTTAAAGCAAGTTTAGTAGGATTCTTCTGTACTTATTAGTGTTCAAAATATTACAGAAAAAAGTTGTAGTAGAAGATACAAAGAACAAAGCAAAGCGACCTGATTTGAAGGCAATAACCAAGGCAAGTATTTGATGGGCTAATTTCTGTTTTCTAAGTACTTGTTCAGTTTCGTTGTATTCGTCAATTTCATTTACTCTTGTGTTAATATTTATGTTCTATAATTTTTGTGACCCATTGGGCTTACGAAGTGAATTTTTCTAGCAGATGATGGAGACTAAAGAGATTTTATTTCCGGGTAAAAGAATGGGCAATATTCCAGGTTTGTGACTTTCACTTTAAATGTTTTCAAGAGCATGCTATTTATTATGGGTTCTGGTTGAAAGAATGATAAGTTTTTATAGCATCAAATTCCTTTTGTGCTCGATATATTTTAATGACGAGATATATACATTAGTAACCTTACATTTCTAAAAGCTTATGATTATCATACTCTTTGGATGCTGAAGATGCTATTAATGGCAGGTATTGATGTTGGACATCAGTTCTATTCTCGAGCTGAAATGGTTGTTGTTGGTTTCCATAGCCACTGGTTGAATGGAATTGACTATATGGGGCAGCTCTACAGCAAAGGGGTAATGAATCTTTTTTTCCCCTCTCTAGTTAAGGGATCTCAGACACATACTTATAGGGATTGTTCATAAATCTTGTTATATGTGGTTATTATGAAATGAAAAATTAACTCTATTTTTTCCTCTTATTGGTGAAATTGCAGGAGTACAGCAAGTATACATTCCCAGTTGCGGTGGCTATTGTTTTGTCTGGCATGTACGAGGATGATTTAGACAATGCTGAGGATGTGGTGTATACTGGACAAGGTGGGCATAATTTGACTGGTGACAAACGTCAAATTAGAGATCAAGTTCTAGAGCGTGGCAATTTGGCACTCAAGGTGTGTGCTTCAAAAGTTTTTGGGTTTCCTTTCTTTAGTTAATTTTTGTCTCTTCTATATTGAGTTATGGAGATGGTAGTCATTGATCGtctcaatctttttgtttggtatTCTGTGCTTGTGTTGGGGGTTAAACATGTCAGAGTCAGACACCCCAAGTTGTATAACTTTTTAGTACAATTTAGTACATAAACCCAAATTATTTTTTCAACTTCTTTGTAGAAAAAAGTGATGTGTTTTAGTTTGCTGCTGCTGCTCTTGTTTATATTGTTGTAAACAGTTGCAAAAGAAGCAATATCAGAAAATTGTCGTGTTTCTAATATTTACTGAGGAAGTTCATTGATGACTTATGACTATGCCAACATAATTTCCATTCAAATGTGGGTATTTGGTATAGTACTTGGTTCCAGTCATGCGATCCGCAGCAAGTATGACACTGTAGTTGTTGGTTATTGCAATTGTGAATAAAAGGTAACAAAATGTTAATAATACATGGTGAGACATGCTTACTCAAAAAGTCCGACAAGTGGTTTTCTCTCCCAAGGTCCGAGGTTCGAGTTCTTCCTGTGTACCTACATGGAAATTGCTGTAGTTTCTTTTTATGTAAATATTGTAGGGTTAGGTGAGGTGcctagttttttaaaaaaaaaacatggcgAGGCATGCTTGAATTGTTTTTGTTGTATTTGACTTGCATAATAGTCTAGAAGTGTTAGAAGTGTGTGGATGGATATTGAAAACAATAGTGATTTCAAAGATCTTATGTTTTGCTTCCAATTTCAGAATTGTGTTGATCAAGGTGTACCAGTTAGAGTTGTTCGTGGCCATGAATCTTCGAGCAGCTATTGTGGAAAAGTGTACACATATGATGGGTTATATAAGGTAATTGCCTCAAGCCCAGGGTCTATATATCTTTTCGGTATTGGGTCAATGTATTTCTTTCATTTGTTTGTCTCTATATATGATTTAAAAGATGATCCTTGATCTCTGTATTGTTCGTCAAGTATGTTTGCCTTTTCTTTTACAGGTTGTTCAGTATTGGGCAGAGAAGGGTATATCTGGATTCACTGTTTTCAAGTATCGCCTAAAGCGACTCGAAGGGCAACCATTGTTGACCACTAACCAGGTTTGATTGGATCCTTCATAAGAAGTTCCCCTGTTGTCATGCCCTTGCTTTTTATATCTTTGAAATGTGGTTAGGATAGTGCTGACCATATATACAATCATATATTTTTCTGTTAGCAGTTCTTTCTTTTTATCAACTCCAAATGTTCCATGATTTTCTTTTCAAGGGTGATTTTAGCAACAATTTGTTAGATAAAGGACCTGCCTTGTGTATCATAGCATATTTTGTGGAATTGTTCTTGTTTTTGCAATCCATTTTCAGTTAAACAACATGCATGGTGAGCCTGTGAGTAGTTCTGAGACTTTTCAGTTGATAATGTTCTACTCTTATTCAGGTTCAATTTAGCTTTGGGCGTGTTCCTCAGTCAGTTGGAGAAATACGAGGGTGTGTGATAAATAACATTGAATATTCAAAAAATTGGTAAAATTTCATAGTGTTTTATAGTGATTGCCTCTTTACTTTTTTGTTGTCTCAGGTTGGTGTGCGAAGACATCACTGGTGGCCAGGAGACTATCCCCATTCCAGCTACAAATTTAGTTGATGATCCACCTGTTGCACCGACAGGCAAGTGGAACTATTAATTTAGTAGGTGGCTGAACATGAATATATGGATCAATGTATACTACTGTTCTGTAGTGTCAGTTTTTGGTTCTTGATTTTTCTCACCAATTTTTTTCCAACtcagttacaatttttttcacaattatgtCAATGCATATGACCTCTGTACATGGTCAAGTTCCATTTTACAGTGATGGGTGCAAGTTTCCTTCGTTGAGTTTCAATTTTTATACTTTTCAGGTTACAAATATTTGAAATCTATTAAACCTGCAAAGAATGTCAAGCTTCCCTCAGGTACCGGAGGATGCAAATGCGTAGGAACTTGTGTGGATTCAAAGACTTGTGCATGTGCTATGCTTAACGGCTCGGACTTCCCATACGTGCATCGTGATGGAGGCAGGTAGGGATTATATTCAAACTGTTTGGCTGATTCTGCTTTTTCTCTCTTACCTTCAAAGTTaacttttttttaatgtttttagacTAATTGAAGCCAAAGATGTGGTCTACGAATGTGGCCCCGGGTGTGGTTGTGGACCTGCCTGTGTGAACCGAACCTCTCAGAAAGGACTGAAGTATCGATTTGAGGTTGTATACACACTGCTAATTGCTTAAATTGTCATTAATGATATTCGACTGTCCTAGAGGTTTAATGTCTAAGCATGTTTTGTGGCTTATTTGCAGGTTTTCCGCACACCAAAGAAAGGTTGGGCTGTCAGATCTTGGGATTTTATACCTTCTGGTGCACCAATTTGTGAGTATACTGGAATACTTAGGAGGACAGAAGATGTAGATAGTGTCTCTGggaatgattatatatttgacaTAGATTGCTTGCAAACAATGAAGGGTCTTGGTGGAAGAGAGGTACATGTTCTGCACCATTAGTGCATTTCTCAATAACGTGTTTACTGATTTACATTCTCTTTCAAATCCTTATGGATTGTGATTTACAGCTTAAACAACAGAAGTAGTGTGATTATATTCAGACAAATGATTGGTTTTGGTTCATCTTTAAACAGCGGCGGTCACGTGATGCATATGGGTCTGAGATCAATTCATCAGACAAACATGAAGTATCTGAAAGTTCTCCGGAGTTTTGTATTGATGCTGGTTACAGTGGGAACATTGCTAGATTTATTAATCATAGCTGTGGACCCAATCTGTTTGTCCAGTGTGTTTTGCACGCCCACCATGACATGAAACTTGCTCGGGTAATGTTATTTGCAGCAGACAACATACCCCCATTACAGGTAACTCACTTGAATTGAGTGTTAACCCTAGATTTTTGGCACAAGAGTTCTGATGATAACTGACTCGATATTGGATTAATTGTGACAGGAGCTCACCTATGATTACGGCTATGCCCTAGATAGTGTGTTCGGTCCTGATGGAAAGGTGAAAAAGGTGCCATGTTACTGTGGTGCGGCAGACTGTAGGAAGCGCTTATACTAAGTATAGCTGACCTGTAAGTTTGTTCCAAACAGACATTTTTTTTTATGGGCTGCACCTACAAACACCGAGTTGCAAGTTAATCACCAAGAACTAACCTTATATTTCCCTTTCTGGGAAATTCCCATGTTACACCAAAAGATCATATTATAATTGAGATGAATGAAGAGAAATGATAGAGCAATATTTTGACAGATTTTGTAGGGACCCAAAAGAGATTTTATTATGTCTCTCTTGAAATGATTCACATGTTTTCTGATTTTTATGAATTTGACCTTCAAAAGTTACAACATGACAATGACACCCTATCACTTCATTTAATCATTGGTAATACAATATCGACCTTAAGAAAATGAATAGATTATAAAAGAACAACCTTAATATACATAAGTATCTAGGAGGCTATACCTCTTCTTAGTAACTGTTACTTTGCTTTAGATATTAAAAGCCCTACAATAGGGTTCTATGAGATATTCCCAAAGCAGTTTTATCTAGTCAAATCtgttaaaagaaaacataatcttCATCCAATGCAAATTCCAATCCAATCTTTCTTTGTACAAGAAAGGGTGGGGTAAGTTATTTGTCAGTTTTTCTAACATACAAGCCAAAGTATTGGCAAGGTAAACTACCAAGCTGACCAGTCACCAACCCATTGAATCACTCATCCGACTCTGACCTAGCTTTCATGCGATACTGGCGCCCTGGTTTCTGAGAATTGCTCTTCCTATCTGCCATGGATTCAGGTTCGTCTTCTTCCATTGCACTAACTTCACTTTCTTCAACATCTACAGCTGCAATACTTATCGACACGCCTCGCCGGATAGCGGGGGAAACATCCTTATTAATCCCAACTTGTTGCACTAACTCTGTACAGCTATCTACCATTGCATTAGTATCCCCACTTTTCTTTCTTGGTATGAAAGTAACTGATCCGAAACTATCAAAACCACTCGCATCTCTATCATCATCACTATTACTCGATCTCTTCATCATATTGAAAAAGTCCATATACGCTTGCTTGTTAGATTCCTCATTCAACTCACTCGAAGAATCATCGAATGTGTAATGCGTGTATCTAGAAGGATTCCGCAGAAAATCAGGAACCCCAGCACCAAAATCATCAGCATGAGCAGCGTCAGTATCACCACCATTATCATTATCCTTGCACTCGGGATCGAACCTTACACGCTTAAGCGACCTGGAGTCCACTGTGTTATCTTTCCTCTTGAGAATCGATTTGGGGTTGGAAACATTGGATGCAGTATCAACAGCTTGGTCGATGTTATTGGCTGCTTCGGCATCTTCCTTGAGCCTGAGCTTGGCTGCCAAGTGATTCGCCCGGGGATCTTTCGTGACTTGTTTGAATGAAGTCGGAAGCACATTGCCGGAATCTATGTCAATCCCGTAATCATCGATTTCTTCAGGCTTCTCATCACCAACCGCCACTTTATCATACTCATCTTCCTCCTCCtgcatcatcatcaccatcatccataatttaacaaaatttcaatttcagaaacaacttgcacaacaacaacaacaatgataaaaaaaaaaaacaaatttctaCCTCGAAATCGAGAGTACAATCCAAGCCGATGCAAGATTTGACCTCCCATTCCTCGTCGTTGTAATCGTCCGGCTTCGCAGGCTTAGTACTCAACGATTTGTCTTCAACTTCTTCCTCTTCGTCGTCGAGGTCTTCGAGGTCTTTGTCCAGTTCAGTTGGGTGATCATACTTGGGAACTGAGTTGGATTCGGGTTCGGGTTGCTCGGGAATGTCCTTGTCGCGGTTCCATTCCTTTCTGACGATTTCTTCGTCGGTTAAGCACCATAGCGAGTTGAGAGACGAAGGCGTGGAAGCTGAAGCAGAAGAGGAGAAAGCCGAAGTGGAGGAGGAGTTGAGAGAGCCAAAGATTTTGTTGACTCGTAGTTTGAAGGAGTCTTCTTCCATGGGAATGGAGAATAGAATAGAACAGGGGTGAATTTTAGGGTTTCGGGGGAAGATGGGTCGGTCGGTCACGGCATGTGATGGCGGGTACGTTTTTGTTACTTCGTCTTCCTCCTTCGAAATTCGGGGGGCCCTTGTATGGTTGTCGTTTTGGGCTTCAAAACAAGCCCAATAACTGAGCCCTTTTTTATTGAGATTTTTACCTCAAATATTCATTTTCAATTTAAAATTACGTTTttacgattttttttttaattttacggttttaaagaaaattttacatttttaaggaaatttttacatttttttatttttacaattttgtcttttttttgtgttgttttcaagttatttttactttaatgattatttgttttgatatatatatattgtttttttttgttaattctgAAAAACAAGCCCGAAATGAATATTATCTCTTCGTAATTAAATGAGGAAATTACatgaaatatgtttttttttcattaagtTTGATAAATGTGgggtttttaattttgtattgttttatggcttgattttttgtttttacatttttatggctttttttcttcatattttggcaatattatttttgtttaccatatttttttttcgaataagtttttttttattttttaatttacgTTGTAGTAACTGTTACTACcatcaaaataatatttatttgttggTGACGTGATGGTAACTAGTTATTTAACCAGGTCTGAAAAAGATAAACATAtatgaaataaataaactaaacttATTGtcatggtaactggttacttaatcaagtctgaaaaagaaaaaaaaaactcaatcgatctaaaaaaagaaaaacagatctcaaaaaagaaaaaaaaaactactaaatTGATTGTAATGGTACTTGTTGTTTAGCCATGTgtgaaaaaatatcaattgtgATCGTAAGTGATTATAGCTAgggttgaaaaaaaaaagtaaacagtCGCAATAGTACTTGGTTACTTAGGCAGGTGTGACGggaaaaatcaaatttaaataaatttttctaAATTGTTCataatggtaactagttacttagccAGCAGtgaaaagaaaaatcaaatttgtacaaaaaaaatctaaattgacCATGATGGTAATTGGTTACAACTtagtttgaaggaaaaaaaattagatttgaaATGTAAACTTAGATGTGAAAAAAAAGTaccaaatttgaaataaaatatcatataaacacataaaaagACCTGACCATTGTATAAATAGTTAGGAATACCAAACCACCACGCTATATAGTCAAGAAGCTCTCTTAGCAAGAGAATAATCTAGGGATGTAAACAAGGCGGGGTGGGTCGGACCCATCGAGTACCTGtttaataaaaattttaattttttttttaaaattgataaattaaattaaaataattaatattttttaatataaaataattaaaaaacaataaattatatcattaataaatatatatttttatataaatcattatattatatatttttatcaatatttatattaaaaatataagttaCAATATAAACCGGGCGGATTCAGAACGGGATCATGTTCCTCACTTCCGCCCTATTAGGGAATCCTACCTTGCGGGTTAAATTGACATCCCTAGAATAATCTAACAAGTTATCCATTCGGTTACAATAGACAAAAGATAAGTCTATATAATTATTAAACCTAAATGCTATATCTTCCAAGACTACTTCCCAACCAATGCTAGATCAAGGTTTGTCTGTGTGTCGGCTAATCATTATTAGGCCCTGATtagctttttttcttcttctagtaatccatatttattttatattcaaCTTTCATAATTATCACAAAAATATGACTTTCTCAACAAAACAGACAAGATTGCCCTCCTCATTCAAAATTCTAATAGGGCAGGTAATTAGTGGGCCCATCCCCATTAATCATTTTAATCTCTATCCCCACCACCATCTATGTATATTACCCATTGGGGATGGAGTGGGATGAGGAATCTCCAGAGtacttatttattttaaaataaaataaacaaatataaattacttaaaattaatatatattacacTATAGGATAATTCTATGGTAGTATATTCAAAAAGAGCCTTATTGTAGGGccttcaaaaagagccctaccgtagggtttttttgtgttctcaacccgtgaatagttttcggtgcgatttttttttatgaccatgtatattgtagttatttagagcatcctgcaaatttttagaaaattccgaataatttacagtgccgaaaacaaaTTATTGCAcccgtgactaatttttttatgcgtgtggaaaatagcatgtttgaatttagttttcggcactgtaaattattaagaattttctgaaaatttgcaggatgctctaaataactacaatatacacggtcataaaaaaaaatcgtgccgaaaactgttcaaaagTTGAGAAATACAAAAGAGCCCTACGATAGGGCCCTTTTTGAAGGCCCTACCAAAGAAACTTCCTACACTTTATTAATCTATCAAAGAATTAAAtatgtttaaataaaaaatattttttttaaaaattactaaTATGCTATAAAATCACATAAATAAACTTGTAAAATAGataaacaaatattataaaataaaataaaaaattaaatgggTCTCGTTGGGGCGGGGAGTGTTATCCCCGTTCCCGCCCAATAAAAATTAAGTTTGAAAATGGTCCCCGTCCCTGCCCCATTCCATATTTAGGTAAGTCTCTGTGGGGGCCGTCATTGTGGGGAAAATTTCCATCCCTACTCCCAACCGATATTCTTCCTCCTCTCTAACCACAGGCCAAGCACAACACACCactcataaaaaataaaattatccaCCATAAATGTCATTAACACCATTAGCACCACCTTCTCTCTCCATAGAACCACCCATTCTTCATTAAcactaccaatttttttttcttgatacGAATAAAATTCCTCTAGCATAACACAATCATCAATCATGAATCAAtgtcaaaataaaaatattatttgcaAATTGTTGGGAAAAATTACGCGAATTTTCTTATGAATCAGATTAGtgagaataaaaataatagcggAAATAACACACGCAAAAAAATGTATAAATTTGCTGCAATTCTTTTACTGAAACTAAGAAACAAAAATACACAAAGTGTTTACAACACTTCTCACAACCCACACCCCAATTATACCCAAGaatttttttctcacaaaaattctcTCAAAAGCTTCTCTCTCTAAGCTTGTCTTCTTTTTGTTTTGGGATGTTTGAGAATGAATACATAAAACTAATTTATAGGTTTTTCGAAACCATATAAACCACACATTTTTTTAGTCGTCCTATATATACTAATTAATATAAGCCTTTCCTTATTTTAGTAAAGCTATATTAATAACTCTTAATATAGGAATAtctaaatatattattaatttttcttaacaatctcccacttgaagACAGATTGAAATCAGTCTTCACACTTTACTCTATGCAGCAGAGCTTTTCGTTCTTGTTACTCTTGCAGGCCAACTAAAGTTGAACACAACTTCAGTTTCTCAATCGTCACCGTCTTTGTCAACATATCTGCTGGATTCTTACTTCCTTGGATCTTCTCCAGTATTAACACTTCATCTTCCAATAAAGATCTGATGAAATGATAACGACGTCCAATATGCTTGGTTCTAGAATGAAATGCTGAATTCTTTGCCAGGTGGATCGCACTTTGACTATCACTATGCAAAACATTATTCTCTTGCTTGAATCCTAGCTCAGTTAACAAATCTTGAAGCCATATCATCTCTTTACTAGCTTCAGCCACTGCTACATACTCAGCCTCTGTAGTGGATAAAGCTACAATCTTTTGCATTTGAGACATCCAACTAACAGCTGTATTTCCAACAGTGAATATATAACCCGTGGTGCTTTTCCGGTGATCGACTTCACCTCTGAAGTCTGCATCTACATAGCCTTGTACTTTTAATTCACCTTTTCCAAAGTACAAACACTTATCTGTGGTGCCTCGTAGTCAAAATCCACTTCACTGCTTCCCAGTGAGCTTTTCCTGGATTTGACATAAACCTGCTAACAACTCCCACTGCATGTCCAATATCTGGTCTTGTACAAACCATcgcatacatcaaactcccaataGCTGAGGCATAAGGAATCTTAGCCATGAAATCTCTGGCTTCCTCTGTCTCAGGGGACTGACCCTTGGATAGGCGAAAATGACTTGCCAACGCTGTGCTGACTGGCTTGGCATCGCCCATGTTGAACCTCTGCAAAAAACGTTTGATGTACTCTGACTGAGATAACTGCAAAATCCCTCTATGCTTATCTCTTGTGATTTGCATTCCAAGAATCTTCTTTGCTGGACCCAAGTCCTTCATGTCAAACTCCTTTGACAATTGTTGCTTCAACTTTTTGATATCATCCATATCTGAACCTGCtactaacatgtcatcaacataaagtaGCAAAATGATATAGCTGGACCTATATCTTTTGAAATAGCATCAGTGGTCAGCGTTGCACTTCTGGAAGCCTTCCTTGTGCATAAAACTGTCAAACTTTTTGTATCATTGCCTTGGGGCTTGTTTTAGGCCATACAAACTCTTCTTAAGTTTGCATACCATATTCTTCTTCCCATTCTCTGAAAAACCTTCTGGTTGATGCATGTATATCTCCTCATCCAAGTCTCCGTGAAGAAATGCAGTCTTCACGTCTAACTGTTCAAGATGAAGATTTTTAATGGCAACAATACTCAACACTGATCTAATAGTATTGAGCTTCACAACAGGAGAAAAAATCTCAGTATAGTCAACTCCTTCCTTCTGCTGAAATCCTTTGACTACTAATCGGGCTTTATATCTCTTAGAGCCATCATGTTCTTTCTTCACCCTGTACACCCATTTGTTGTGAAGTGCCTTCTTACCCATGGGTACTCAGCTAGTTCCCATGTCTGGTTGGAAATCAAAGACTGCATCTCGTCTTTCATGGCAAGCTCCTACTTGCTTGCATCACAAGTCTGACATGCTTCATCATAGCATTCAGGCTCTCCTTCATCAGTCAACAACAAATAATTCATATATCTCCTATTAGGCACATGAGGTCGAGAAGACCTTCTCAATACAGGATCTGGAGTAAGAGGTAGCGTTGTGCCAGACTATTGTGTACTGCTTTGTCCAACAAGTTTCTCTCCCTGAGGACTTGTCTCAATTGACTCTGTCACAGAACTATCTGGGTCATAATCTCCATCTACAAATATTGGCCCACTATGCTCTGAGTCAATAGCGTCAATTTTGTGTCTGTCCTTGTACATCACTCTTTCGTTGAAAATCACATCTCTACTACGAATGACCTTTTTGTTTTCATCATCCCAAATACGGTAGCCAAACTCATCCCCGCCATAGCCAATGAAAGTGCATTTCTTAGATTTAGGATCAAGCTTATTCCTACCTTGATCACTAATATGCACATAAGCTACACAACCGAAAACTTTTAGATGTGATAGGTTTATCTCTTTTCCACTCCATACCTCCTCTGGTATTCTGTGCTCTAGTGGACTTGATGGGCCTCGATTAATCAAGTAAGCTGCTGTGTTGACTGCTTCTGCCCAGAACTGCTTTGGTAAACC
It encodes the following:
- the LOC133816973 gene encoding histone-lysine N-methyltransferase, H3 lysine-9 specific SUVH4, which gives rise to MVEKSLKCMGSIQSPIPNAASSDSPQVPPHSSPLKISKCDVLTKTVSATAAAAAEEEPSSTRRHSARIKLRQKVEKEVLVRRRVELLDGRPEGDGASKKRRLSSSSTNAVVSTPEPLVIEENTTINLSESGPTPLNLEGKSDHAKVKETLRLFNKHYLHFVQEEEKRCARVVEDKKTSKGSKSKKKVVVEDTKNKAKRPDLKAITKMMETKEILFPGKRMGNIPGIDVGHQFYSRAEMVVVGFHSHWLNGIDYMGQLYSKGEYSKYTFPVAVAIVLSGMYEDDLDNAEDVVYTGQGGHNLTGDKRQIRDQVLERGNLALKNCVDQGVPVRVVRGHESSSSYCGKVYTYDGLYKVVQYWAEKGISGFTVFKYRLKRLEGQPLLTTNQVQFSFGRVPQSVGEIRGLVCEDITGGQETIPIPATNLVDDPPVAPTGYKYLKSIKPAKNVKLPSGTGGCKCVGTCVDSKTCACAMLNGSDFPYVHRDGGRLIEAKDVVYECGPGCGCGPACVNRTSQKGLKYRFEVFRTPKKGWAVRSWDFIPSGAPICEYTGILRRTEDVDSVSGNDYIFDIDCLQTMKGLGGRERRSRDAYGSEINSSDKHEVSESSPEFCIDAGYSGNIARFINHSCGPNLFVQCVLHAHHDMKLARVMLFAADNIPPLQELTYDYGYALDSVFGPDGKVKKVPCYCGAADCRKRLY
- the LOC133816974 gene encoding uncharacterized protein LOC133816974, which encodes MEEDSFKLRVNKIFGSLNSSSTSAFSSSASASTPSSLNSLWCLTDEEIVRKEWNRDKDIPEQPEPESNSVPKYDHPTELDKDLEDLDDEEEEVEDKSLSTKPAKPDDYNDEEWEVKSCIGLDCTLDFEEEEDEYDKVAVGDEKPEEIDDYGIDIDSGNVLPTSFKQVTKDPRANHLAAKLRLKEDAEAANNIDQAVDTASNVSNPKSILKRKDNTVDSRSLKRVRFDPECKDNDNGGDTDAAHADDFGAGVPDFLRNPSRYTHYTFDDSSSELNEESNKQAYMDFFNMMKRSSNSDDDRDASGFDSFGSVTFIPRKKSGDTNAMVDSCTELVQQVGINKDVSPAIRRGVSISIAAVDVEESEVSAMEEDEPESMADRKSNSQKPGRQYRMKARSESDE